The following proteins come from a genomic window of Cuculus canorus isolate bCucCan1 chromosome 29, bCucCan1.pri, whole genome shotgun sequence:
- the CERS5 gene encoding ceramide synthase 5 isoform X2 yields the protein MAAAALRAWFWNERFWLPHNVTWADLAGEPGPGLQYPRAGHVLSAFPLALGIFAVRLLFERFIAKPCAINLGIQDSGPHRAQPNAILEKVFTSITKSPDGKRLEGLSKQLDWDVRKIQRWFRHRRNQDKPTTLTKFCESMWRFTFYLSIFFYGIRFLWTAPWFWDTRQCWYNYPFEPLTSRLYYYYILELAFYWSLMFSQFTDIKRKDFLIMFVHHLATIGLITFSYMNNMVRVGTLVLCLHDASDFLLEAAKLANYAKYQRLCDAFFMLFGVVFIVTRLGIYPFWILNTTLFESWELIGPYPSWWLFNGLLVTLQILHIIWSYLIVRTAYKALVRGKIGAGWFHPLHVSKDDRSDVESSSEEEDVTSNSTKGVFSTSSNGSNRINGHVASDQWTEEE from the exons cgctgcgggCCTGGTTCTGGAATGAGCGGTTCTGGTTGCCGCACAACGTGACGTGGGCGGATTTAGCCGGGGAACCGGGCCCCGGGTTGCAGTACCCACGGGCGGGACACGTCCTGTCCGCCTTCCCGCTGGCGCTCGGCATCTTCGCCGTCAGGCTGCTCTTCGAGAG GTTTATTGCCAAGCCCTGTGCCATAAACCTTGGCATTCAGGACAGTGGACCTCACAGAGCCCAGCCCAACGCAATTCTAGAGAAAGTGTTTACATCCATCACTAAG TCTCCAGATGGAAAAAGATTAGAAGGCTTGTCAAAGCAGCTGGACTGGGATGTTCGAAAGATCCAGCGCTGGTTTCGACATCGGAGGAACCAGGACAAACCCACCACCCTCACTAAATTTTGTGAGAGCAT gtggagatttacattttatttaagtatatttttttatggaaTCAGGTTTCTCTGGACG GCACCCTGGTTTTGGGACACACGACAGTGCTGGTACAACTACCCTTTCGAG cctctAACATCTAGGCTTTATTACTACTATATCTTGGAGCTGGCCTTCTATTGGTCTCTCATGTTTTCTCAGTTTACAGACATTAAACGGAAG GACTTCCTGATCATGTTTGTCCATCATTTGGCTACAATTGGACTCATTACATTCTCTTACATGAATAACATGGTGCGGGTTGGAACTCTGGTGCTGTGCCTCCACGATGCATCAGATTTCCTTTTAGAG GCTGCAAAGCTAGCCAATTATGCCAAGTACCAACGTCTATGTGATGCTTTCTTCATGCTCTTTGGTGTCGTATTCATTGTCACACGGTTGGGCATTTACCCTTTCTG GATTCTGAATACAACACTGTTTGAGAGCTGGGAGCTGATCGGTCCTTACCCTTCGTGGTGGCTGTTCAATGGCTTGTTGGTAACCCTGCAGATCTTGCATATTATCTGGTCGTATCTCATTGTTCGCACCGCCTACAAGGCCCTCGTGCGGGGAAAG ATCGGAGCTGGATGGTTTCACCCGTTGCAT GTATCAAAAGATGACCGCAGTGAtgtggagagcagctctgaagaggaGGATGTGACTTCCAACAGCACAAAAGGAGTTTTCAGCACTTCGAGCAACGGCTCCAACCGCATCAATGGCCACGTGGCCAGCGACCAGTGGACAGAAGAGGAGTAA
- the CERS5 gene encoding ceramide synthase 5 isoform X1, translating into MFERSSAGFDIGGTRTNPPPSLNFVRALWFCLLKVTRWRFTFYLSIFFYGIRFLWTAPWFWDTRQCWYNYPFEPLTSRLYYYYILELAFYWSLMFSQFTDIKRKDFLIMFVHHLATIGLITFSYMNNMVRVGTLVLCLHDASDFLLEAAKLANYAKYQRLCDAFFMLFGVVFIVTRLGIYPFWILNTTLFESWELIGPYPSWWLFNGLLVTLQILHIIWSYLIVRTAYKALVRGKVSKDDRSDVESSSEEEDVTSNSTKGVFSTSSNGSNRINGHVASDQWTEEE; encoded by the exons ATGTTCGAAAGATCCAGCGCTGGTTTCGACATCGGAGGAACCAGGACAAACCCACCACCCTCACTAAATTTTGTGAGAGCAT TATGGTTTTGTCTACTTAAAGTCACAAG gtggagatttacattttatttaagtatatttttttatggaaTCAGGTTTCTCTGGACG GCACCCTGGTTTTGGGACACACGACAGTGCTGGTACAACTACCCTTTCGAG cctctAACATCTAGGCTTTATTACTACTATATCTTGGAGCTGGCCTTCTATTGGTCTCTCATGTTTTCTCAGTTTACAGACATTAAACGGAAG GACTTCCTGATCATGTTTGTCCATCATTTGGCTACAATTGGACTCATTACATTCTCTTACATGAATAACATGGTGCGGGTTGGAACTCTGGTGCTGTGCCTCCACGATGCATCAGATTTCCTTTTAGAG GCTGCAAAGCTAGCCAATTATGCCAAGTACCAACGTCTATGTGATGCTTTCTTCATGCTCTTTGGTGTCGTATTCATTGTCACACGGTTGGGCATTTACCCTTTCTG GATTCTGAATACAACACTGTTTGAGAGCTGGGAGCTGATCGGTCCTTACCCTTCGTGGTGGCTGTTCAATGGCTTGTTGGTAACCCTGCAGATCTTGCATATTATCTGGTCGTATCTCATTGTTCGCACCGCCTACAAGGCCCTCGTGCGGGGAAAG GTATCAAAAGATGACCGCAGTGAtgtggagagcagctctgaagaggaGGATGTGACTTCCAACAGCACAAAAGGAGTTTTCAGCACTTCGAGCAACGGCTCCAACCGCATCAATGGCCACGTGGCCAGCGACCAGTGGACAGAAGAGGAGTAA
- the LOC104055089 gene encoding cytochrome c oxidase assembly protein COX14: MVSGKRLADFGYKAFSGSMMLLTLYGGYLCSVRAYRLLQHRRERQAAGPDT, encoded by the coding sequence ATGGTGTCCGGCAAGCGGCTGGCTGACTTCGGCTACAAGGCCTTCTCCGGCTCCATGATGCTGCTGACGCTCTATGGCGGGTACCTGTGTAGTGTTCGCGCTTATCGCCTCCTCCAGCACCGCCGGGAGCGGCAGGCGGCTGGCCCCGATACCTGA